The region AAGAGTTCCATCTAATTGTACAGCAGTTGTTCCCAAAGAAGATGTTGAAGTTTTTAGTGATAAATCAATAAAACTTCATAAACAAATTAAAGAATATCAACATATTCGTTTTATTGGCGAAGATATTAAAAGCGGTGAAGTTTTGATTAAAAAAGGTGAGATACTTAATTTCTCACATATTACACTCTTAGCATCACAAGGAATTTCACATATAAAAGTTATCAAAAAACCTAAAATTGTTGTTTTTTCTTCAGGAGAAGAACTAAAATTACATTATGAAAAGATTGAACCTTACCAAATATACAATTCAAATACCCCCACTTTACTCTCTCGTTGTAAAGAATTAGGTTGTGAGGTGAGTTTTATAGGCCAAGCACAAGACAGTATAGAATCTATTAAAGATTCTGTTTTAAATGCATTGGATGCAGATTTGATTATTACTTCAGGTGGGGTTTCTGTAGGAGATGCTGATTTTACAAAAGCTGCTTTCAATGAGCTTTCTTTTACAACACTTTTTGATGGTATTTTTATTAAACCAGGGAAACCAACAGTATTTGGGAAAATAGATAATTCTTATGTATTGAATTTACCAGGAAATCCCTTAGCAGCTGCATTAATTTTTGAGCTCTTTGGAAAACTAATAATTAACAAACTTTTAGGCGTAAATGTCATTTACCATAATTATATAGAAACATCTTTAGAAGGTGAATATATTAATAATAAAGCGCAAATGAGTATTGTTCCTGGTTTTTTTGATGGCTCAACTTTTACTATATGTAAAAAAATGCGTCCAGGTATGGTCTCTACCTTAAGTCATTGTAATTCTTTAATTGTAGTAGATAAAAGTGTAAAAAAATTAAGCAATAAAACAAAAGTAAAAGTTCTTCCTATTTCATGGAAGTTTTTTACGAACAAAGAAAAGGATTATTTAACCTATGAGTAAAAAAGCAATATGTATTTTAAGCGGAGGGATGGATTCAACCCTAGCTTCCTATATGGCAAAAAATGAAGGTTATGATCTTGTAGCTGTTCATTTTAATTATGGTCAAAGAACACAAGAGCGAGAATTAAAAGCATTTAGAGATGTTTGTAAATCTTTGGAGATAGAAAACAAATATGAAATTGATATTCCTTTTTTTGCACAAATTGGTGCTTCTTCTTTAACAGATAAAAGTATAGAAATTCCCACTTCTGGAATTGAAGAAGGAGTTCCAAGTACTTATGTT is a window of Campylobacteraceae bacterium DNA encoding:
- a CDS encoding molybdopterin molybdotransferase MoeA translates to MAVTPKIANEIILTSIKNEVCEFLPFEQANQRVLGQDIVATSSLPKFDNSAMDGYAILLEDENKILTLIDTIFAGDNNTKMLEEGTCIKIMTGARVPSNCTAVVPKEDVEVFSDKSIKLHKQIKEYQHIRFIGEDIKSGEVLIKKGEILNFSHITLLASQGISHIKVIKKPKIVVFSSGEELKLHYEKIEPYQIYNSNTPTLLSRCKELGCEVSFIGQAQDSIESIKDSVLNALDADLIITSGGVSVGDADFTKAAFNELSFTTLFDGIFIKPGKPTVFGKIDNSYVLNLPGNPLAAALIFELFGKLIINKLLGVNVIYHNYIETSLEGEYINNKAQMSIVPGFFDGSTFTICKKMRPGMVSTLSHCNSLIVVDKSVKKLSNKTKVKVLPISWKFFTNKEKDYLTYE